The genomic window AAGCTAAGCAAACACTTTTTAAGTCTTTTGCCTAATAAGcaaggaaattatttttccttccccctccccaactttGCCAAAATAATACAAAATTCTATCTTTTaatgcatatatttttaaacagaagagAACTAGGAGTAAACTCCGAGaaacttccattgacttgaatggggcCCAATTTCACCCAGCGCACATCCAGGCACTATTTTGCCTTCGCTGAATCACAAGCAGACCTCCCACTGACTACGGCAGCGCAGAATCGAGCCTTAAATACCCATAATCATCTGCAAACGATTTCTGTCATTTTTGCAGGTGTGCTACATCCTGTCGGAGCAGACCCAGCAACACTTTCCAACCGCCCAACTGCTTCCAAGGACGTTCGGATCGTCTCATTTCACGGGGCTTTTACAGAATTTGAGCAAACAGATGACGggctgttcctttttttttttaaacaaaccccATCAAGGAAAGACAGCCGTGGGGTGCAGAGGACACATAGCCACCTCCACAGTCACACAGCCACAGTCATAATGGGGGGAACTTACCACCGCCAAGTTTGGGGTCTCAGCACAAAAACCAGAAAGTGGACGAGActcacaaaacagaacaaaaaaaatcaaaacccccCAACTCTGTGAAGTCCACAGAAGAAACAACAAAACAGCATCCAAAGTAATAGATAAATAAATTTTTTAATAATCCGAGCATGAGAGTGGTCCCAAGAAAGTCACTGGCAAAAACCCCACTGACTATAACAGGAGCAGGCACAGTCTCCTGCTGTGTTATTTTGATCCTAAATCACCTttcccgcccccccgcccctggTATACAGGGGCTAATCCTCCGATGGTGCGAGCTGGCCATGCCCTGTGGAAGTCCACAAGCCTGCATTGCCGTACAGCAGTTCTCTGCAGTGTCCCTTTGATGAACAGAAAGGCATCCAACAACTAGCCAGCAGCCCGGGGCCCCGGGGCGCTCTCCCTGCCTAGCTGAAGGGTTCGGCCGGCCGCCTGGGAAGATGACAGCTCTCCTCCAACTCGACCCAAAAGGAGGCCAGAATTACCAGGAGGCTGCTCCATTTCCGAAGTTTATTGTGAATCTTAGTGCCCTGGTcgctacacacatgcacacacacgcgcacacacgcactcacactcACCTTCTGAAAACTGTCCCCGGTTAATATAGCTTAGCAAGGTTTGTATGGAAGAATATTTAATTTGATGGGCGGGAGGGGGCACCTGGGTTTTgctgttttttaattattattattattattatttcttaaatATTTCTCTCTACTCAGTAAGCGTACGCGTCTCTCCAGGGAGACGTCCCATATAAATTAGAACAAGGGGAAAAGTCTTCTGAAGGCTCGCCTGGGATGCCCTGCCGTAGCATCCCTCGCGGCGGTGCACGGGATGTGCCGTGGCCCTTGCAAAGCTGCTAAGTGGACTAAGTCTACTCCACCCCACCGTGGTTTATACCGCGACCAGCCTGGGAAGGGCTCagtcccacccaaagtcctgccCCGTCATTTGATAGAACTTCATGTTGAAAGGCCTGTAAAACTCCTGCAGGCGCTGGACCACTTGCCCGTCGATTTTGGGATGAGGGCGTCCTTTGGACTTCCCCAAGCAGCGAGGCCGGCTGCTGCCCTCTGGTTTCTTCAGGCAGGGGAAGCCCTTGGTCTCGTTGAAATAGAAATGCTTGTCCGTCACGACTCTCTTGAGACCCAGGAAGTCTTGGACCCGGCCCATCTCTCCGGCCGGGTCGCTGACGAGTCTCTCCCCGCTGACGAAGAGGAATTTGGAAAGGGGGAAGTACTGCAGCCAGCTGTCCAGGTGCTTGGCGTAGATGCCAATCCGCACCGCGCTCCAGGTGGTGTCGATGAGTCCCGTGCTGATGTTTTTGAAGGCCAGGGCCTGGAAGCTGGGGATGGTGGGGTTTTTGGAGAGGGTCTGCGTGTAGTCCGAGATGGCCCTGGTGACCGGGTTGCGCACCACCACGATCAGCTTGGTGTCCCGAGACATGTTGTAAATGCGTTTCGGGGCCTCCTTGGTCACAAAGTAACTCGGGGTTTTCTCCATAGTGATCTGCCCCTCCAGCGTCCTCGGCATCAGGTTCCTGCGGAAGCAGAAGGACAAAGGTAAAGACATGAGCGGCTCTGTCCACTTCAACGTCTATGGCTACGGGCACTAAGGTGCCAGCCCCAGAGCCCCTTCCCCAGGTGTTGGCAAGAGCTGCAACCTCCTCTTATCTGCCAAGCTTAGGTTGACTTTCATTGCCTATTTATCCACCCCCCCAACACCAACCCATCCCTCACTTCTCCGAGGGGTTCATCTGCCTTGGCTGCAAGTTGTCTGGGCCCGCGACCTTGCTACATCAGCTCGAGAAATCCCAGCATAGCAAAGTGCTGATCCCATGCCGGGGCACTCGGGTCTACTGTAATTCTACGTTTCATTGACATTAGACCCTGGATGCCACTGTAATACTGATAAGAAGGAAAGGACACGTGATCAGTACCGTCCCATGCAGGAGGCTGCTTAGGATATCAATTAGTGCAAGAACTGGATTTAGCCTTCGGCGTCGGGTACAGCCGTTGTGTTGTGGGGCAGCTCATGAATCGAGCACGCAGGGCAAGGTCCCGAGTGTAAACCCAGAGTCACTCGCCCCGTGGTGGGCAGCACAGGATGGAGAGATGGGAACTTCTCCTAATGAACTAGTTGGATCCCCAAATATAACATCCATTCACCAGGACACAGCTGCTGGAGGGCTACTGGGCCCCAAATTCAGATGGTCTGAAGGTCTACGTCACTCAAGCCATCATTGCTGTTGCTATTCATTGGCATTTTCATGGGCATCCTCAGCAGATAAGCCAAGGAAGGGCGGATATGGCATGGGGAGCAAGCCccttgctgccagccaggcctggggGTCAACACCGGCAAACCCGGGCAGGGATAACACGGTGCGTGCCTCCACTTCCAGAGCCGTCAGTCGGCCCCCTCCACAGCACCTACGTTTAAACCTTGGAAATCCCCATGCTTTCGATCACATAAAAAGCCCTGCTGGATTTTCGCCACATCCCTGACACGAATACCCATGGGAGCTGCGCGCACAAAGCTTCCTACAGAGATTAGAGTACACCCAGCCCCACGTTTGTCTGGAAAGGGGAGATGTGTGAATCCGAGGCTAAGATTTAACACCACTTTCTAATCTCTGGCTATGATATCGCTCTCCGGGAAGAGCGATCAAAAAGCATTTAACACCGCTGTGCCTTCCACGAGTCCTGGCTATAATGCAACCTCAGACCACAAGAAGGGCCTCCTGTTCTCTCCTTTCACCAAGCCTCAAAATACCGGTTTGTTCGGAGGGCGGCCGGTTACTAGCTGACGAGCCCTGGGGAACGGGGTCCCTTTCCACGCTGGTCAGTACTTCGTTTCCTGCGAGGCCGGGAACAGCTGGCCTCGCTCACTTTCCAGGTCCCTTCATGGATAAACCCAGCCCCAAGTGACTTTGGCCCTTCCAAGACTTCACTACTGGAAGGAAGAAGGATGCTACAAGCCCTCATATTCACACGTGCTAGTGAGCAAGTGTGCGCGTGACCATCCTGTGCTGGTGAATGAGAACCGTCCAGCTTTGCACCATACACCAACGGGgttagcatagattcatagaaaattggggctggaagggagctcaggagctTGCAtccagtccatccccctgctccaagcaggaccagccccagctgcatcatcccagccatctagccagatcttaaaaacctccaaggatggagactcccccacctctctgggtgacctggtccgacccttcaccaccctcctcgtgagagaggttttcctaatatccaacctcaactttccttgctgcaacttgagcccattgctccttgtcctgcccctactgtgaacagcccagctccaggctgcttctCCATTAGCTCGAATGAAAAGCTCTTGTGCCTTTGAAGCCAAGCCCTGCCCTGGGGAAGGTGACCTGGGCAGCACGGGAGGCTGCTGTGCTGTGATGATTGCCCATAGACATGCTGGAGTTTCCATCGCTCACAGTCTCTAAGTCAGGACCAGATGACTTCCTAGAAGGGATGTTATAGCTCAGCCAGAAATTGTGCATGAGGTTCCTGACCTGGCATTATTCAAGAGATCAGGTGAGAAGATCATAACAGGGGTTTctggcttgaaaaaaaaaaaaagtcactgaacCTATAGCAGCCGTAGGGGACTGCGGGCTTGTAACACTCCCCGACAAGGCAAGATTTCAAAGTCACCTGCGCTTTTTAAAAGACAGATGAGAAGCTAGGACTTAAAGAAACTGCAGAGTAAAATAGGTTATGCAAGAAACAATTCTTGCAATGAATTCTTGGATGGAAACCATCGCCTCTTATAGTTCAGCGGGTCCTGGGGAGATCCCAAAACAGGtctggactggggctgggctgttaGGTTGAGCTCAGTCCGGCTCCCCttgtcctgctgcctcctgaacAAATCCCGTTCCTGGTGTGAAGGGAGAGGGGCTGCCCTTTTCTGGGCGCTCAAACTCAGCTTGGTGCCCTTGCGTACCAGCCATGGCAAGCCCAAGCCAATTCAGTTTGCCGGGGAAGTTGTGCAAAATCTCACGCGCCACAACAGCACTCATTTTTCGGTTCATCTCATGCCCATggagcctgcctccccctctgcccccaacacCCCTCTAACAAATCCAGTCTCAAGTCTTTAACACAAAAGCAAACTTCTCTTATTAATGTGTTATTGCGGTGCCAATAAATATTTATGGGGTGTTCGATGGTTTTTTATTCTTCCTTTAGCGAGCTCCAGGTTGTAATTGTAAAGGCTTTATTCAGTCTTGCACTTTCATGATTGGAGCTCCCATCATAGTGACGGATGGCAAAATCACGGCAACGTTACTGTTTAATCAATGGCTGCGAGAGGCCGGCCTGGGATATCGTGGTCGTTGCCAGCAGTTCAGTTGACGCCTCCTATTACAACCCATCAAGGTCCCCATTTCACGCACGCAAGGTGTGagcaaaaatgcaaataaaatgtaCTATGTAATCAGGCACATTCCTTTGCTAACTCCTTCATTATCCACCCCCTGTACAAGGCTTCCTCCAGGAAAATCACGTAACGTGCCAAGGCAGGAAACGCCTCGAATCTCCAGCATTTCTTTAAACTTGTCCTGCAAAAATGCCGCGATATTTCTGTGATAATCTAAAATcccagacatttttttaaatattcacccTCATCTCTGAGGACGAGCAATGTGGGCCAAATGGGACAAGAACAGGACTTGTTCCAGTCTACACCTGCTTGGAAATGCAGTCCTGTTTCCATCCCGAGGGCAGCGTGTCAttttgggtggcagaggggccaaGATTTTTGGGCAGAGACACGGTGACAAGGACTGAGATGCCAAGCAGGCTTCAGAGCCTCGACCAGAGGGAACCCGGACTCAGGGCCTGCCTCGAATTTGCTGGGAGACCCGGAAAAGtcccatccccttcctctgccaaaACTGCTCTCCAAGACATGCATCAGGAGCCTGACTTTCTCTGTAAATCGCTCCGACACCTCCGAGGGAAACTGCTATGGAAGAGCTAGGCAGGATCATACGAGCTGATGAGAGCAGGCGTAACCTTGCACTGGAAGCAAGTTACCCCACGACAGCGTCTTCCCCTCTCCGGGAAGCATCCGCTGATGGGGGTTTCTTACGTGCCACCCTGGTTTCCTACCCGGGCCATGCCGATCTGGATCCACACCGATTCCAGCCTCTTCGCACGCCACCAGATCTCTCACCACCCCAAGGGCTCAAAAGGGGCAGCTCTCTCGATAATAAAAGAAATTGCAACTCTCTTGGTAATAAAAGAAACCCAAGGCTGGCTGGGTGCGCCCAGACGTGACACCTGGGACAAGTCTTGCAAGCCACCATGGAAGCACTACATGGTGAGCTTCACTTGTCTCCTCCCCAGATTTAGCCGTGATGTGCTGCAAAATAACCCGCCCCTGACCACTTACCCCACCCCGCCACCTTAAATCTTGTGTTATATATTTACCCAGTCCAAATTTCCAAGGTACTCCGAGCTACAGCTCAGCATAGCCATGAGGCTTGCTCTCTCTTAGGTGGCTGAGGGAGAGGACACATTCACCTTTGGCCCCAGAGGAACGAAGCCCAAACCTGGGTTAGATCGGCATTGCCGGGCATGATCCCAAGCAGACTGTACTGTTCGTACTGTAACGCCACCCCATAACTCGGCACGACGGACGAGGCAGGCAGGTGCTTGCAGCACAAGATGGGAGAAGAGCGGCAAAGCTGCAAGAGGAAACATCTAAACCTCTCGCTCTTCGGCCCCTGGACTCAACCGCCACGGTAAGGTTCAGATCTGCCAAAATTCGCTGCATTTTCTCTGATGTATTGGGCATTTTATCCACGGTCCATTTGCTGCCGATGGCATGTATTTGACATTCAACAGCCACTGGCTCGTGCAGAGAAACATTCCCCGAAGCAAAGACCGGAGCCCAGGACTCTTCTTCATCGCTGGACTACAGTCCTGCTTCCTCGCACGCCCTCTCTCCGCTCCAAAGGATCTCGACCTCTTTCCTGcacagtggcccagcttcaacaggggGAGTGGAGAACATCCTCACCCCAAAAAAGCCCATTGCTTGGGGCTTTTCCCATCTTCCTGGAGGTGGGAGAGATGGGTTGAAAATCCCATGCAAGCTGAGGAAGGAACTGAAACCAAGTCTCCCGTGGCCTAAACACATGCTTTAGCTACTAAGCTATCATTTCTGTGATATCAGATCTGCAAATGCAAAATTGCACCGGCGTGTTGGGAAATCTGGGCGTTAGCATTGGTTGTGCTTATGAAATATGTCAGATTTTACATCTGATGGCCTCCTTTTTTGATCACCAAAAAAAGAGGCTCTGACTTTGAATTaaagcacccagggctgctgcgtTTTGGGCAGAGCTTCCCGCTCCGTACAACTGTTGAAACAGCAGAATTTCCCTAGGAGTGGAAATATTAGGATTGGGATTTTCGGTTGGCTTTACCGCCAtcgggggcagggaggcagtttGTGTTACTAGAAGTCGTGACTTTTGTGTCACCCACTGCCCAAATTAAGTGCATCTTGAAGGGGAAGGGGATATTATAAGTACCTGATGAAATACTGCGGAAGTAAGGGGGAGCCATCAGTCCATTTCTATGGGGCATAAGCAACTTATATCCCCAAAAGGCACCCTTCGCCGAGAGAGACCCCGACAGAGGCACggtgccagcagctcacccttgAAAGTGTCTTTGCCTCTTaagaaaagagagggaaagatTACAAATGGGCAACCAAATAAATGAGAAAAGctatattgggggtgggggaaggctggaCAACGGGAACACAGTGTTTCGGAGAAACCCAACTCCGACCActctgcctgtggctctgccAGGCAAAGAGTTCATCCAAGCCACTGAAGTGGGAACGTGAGCCATTTCATACATGCTTGAAATACTGCTCTTAGCTGTCTgcagtcctcctcctccttccccatcatTACTTGTGCTCGCTGTTTATGCAGGGTGGTGACCATGTCCTCTGCAAACTCTTTCCTCTTACATTTTATTGCTGTGCCTCCAATCCAATGATGCGAGTTGAGTACCGCAGATCCATGCACCAGGTGCGTAGGTACAGCGACAGAAGAGacgcgtgtgtgcatgcgcacacacgcgcacactaTGCAGCGCGCCCATGATGATGTTGTGCAAGCATTTCAATGAAAGCTCGACTGTAATGCAAATGCTACAAGACAAACCTGCTCCAGCTTTTCAGCTTCCGTGCTAATACGTCCTGGATTTTTTTGGTGATCAAAAAAGGAGGCCATCAGATATAAAATCTCACATATTTCCTAAGCACAACCAACGCTAGCGTCCGGATTTCCAAGCACGCCGGTGCAATTTTGCATCCTCAGATCAACGTGGGCACGAAACTGTGGCTGCAACGGGGCGCGCTCGCAACCCCACCTGTTTAGAGGAACTCCCGGATTGCCTCCCCGAACGAGGTAGCTCTGCGCTCCTGGGCCAGCAACGCAGAAGGCTTGGGAGAGGTCCAACTAAAACTCAGGCATTAAATATCTAATTTACATTTCAATGTTTAGCCCTTTCGTCGCCTTTTTGCACTGCTCTCAGCTCAGGAAAAGTAAAAGCAGAACCAGCCGTTCTCCTGCCCTTAAACAAAAGGAAGTCTGGGCCCTCCGACTTTCGGACACCCCAATGCTGCTCTACGGGCAAAACCTTCATGCTAGGGTCCTTTTTCGGACTTATGGGTCGAATGCTCTTTCTAATGTTCACCTGAAGGCCAACCCTGTTCCCACGGAGGGCCCCGGCGGTTCTCCCTCCGCATCCCGGTGACGAGCCTTTTCCAGTCTGAACACGGACAACACAAGGTTTCTTGGAGAATATAAAACAAGGTGGGAAACCTCCATGCGGACCGCACTCTGGTTACGCAGTGATTAACTCCCTCATTCATTTATAATGAGGCATTAATTACCGGAGAAATTACCAGGGCATGTCACTGTATCAACTCTGCTCGCCGAACATGGGAGAGACGAGCATCCTGCCTGGTTACAATTAGCCAGACGCTCCCTGGACAGACGGGCCAGCGGAGAGCGAAGTTCCCGGGGGCTCCTCCTTGCTGCTCTAcacaacttggcatgggaagatGATCATTTATTGCCTCCTTCTCTGGAGGTGTTAGTGGGGACACAGCTCATCCTGCAATTCCCCTCTCACTTACTGCAGAGTAACtatttcataggatcatagaaaattggaggcgagctcaggaggtcacatctagtgcacccccctgctccgagcaggaccaaccccacctacatcatcccagccaaggctttgtctaactgggtcttcaacacctccaaggatggagatttcaccacctctctgggtatcctgttccagtgcttcaccaccgtcctagtgagaaagttttccctaatatccaacctcaacttcccttgctgcagcttgagcccattgctccttgttctggcatctgcccccactgagaccagcccagctccatcctctttgcagcccccctgcgggTATTTCTAGGGTCTGAGCCAAGACTGGACAGTCAATAGGAGTTTCTCTCTTCAATATTACACCATAAGTGAGTGGAGAACTCACGCTGGCCTCTTGCTGCGATTCCCTGTGCTCCGGTGCATTCAATAAAGCAGCCGTTCTCAACCTGGTTAGACTTAAGGCTCCCCttgcaaaatgccagctcttagctttcacttgtttcttgactgcGGAGAAACACTAGATGCAAGTTTTTGCAATCTAGTGCattgcagtttttctgttgcaatgaactcagaaagacccaaCCAGGTCAGAGCTTTTGACGCTATGCATTGCTATTGGAAACCgctgggtttatcttgagaatTATATGTAGGTGTCGGTGCGCTTGATGGGGATAATAGTGAACGCTCGTAAAAGGATCCCCTGTAACACCGCTGAAAGGACTA from Alligator mississippiensis isolate rAllMis1 chromosome 13, rAllMis1, whole genome shotgun sequence includes these protein-coding regions:
- the HS3ST6 gene encoding heparan sulfate glucosamine 3-O-sulfotransferase 6; the encoded protein is MGCSRPSPSPGAGLRAHLGGLLRAQPRASLLLTMLALCTYFFYCLTGACEPLQPGLLPPPRRDPPPEPQPQPQPRGPGDGDDDEDEAAASLSVLAGPGTKRFPQAIIIGVKKGGTRALLEFLRVHPDVRALGAEPHFFDRCYEKGLPWYRNLMPRTLEGQITMEKTPSYFVTKEAPKRIYNMSRDTKLIVVVRNPVTRAISDYTQTLSKNPTIPSFQALAFKNISTGLIDTTWSAVRIGIYAKHLDSWLQYFPLSKFLFVSGERLVSDPAGEMGRVQDFLGLKRVVTDKHFYFNETKGFPCLKKPEGSSRPRCLGKSKGRPHPKIDGQVVQRLQEFYRPFNMKFYQMTGQDFGWD